Proteins encoded within one genomic window of Gambusia affinis linkage group LG09, SWU_Gaff_1.0, whole genome shotgun sequence:
- the slc30a9 gene encoding zinc transporter 9, with amino-acid sequence MFPSLAHRPWHVFCRVSLQHRSSLSQWSCRFPRGWQIGGTHSFWLSLPDSRVASLGLTSVQYYSTSGDRKDGPPKSKSTDSPSAERVATGAAKVTTNLSALQGLMKAEGIQVKVRAVLKKREYGAKYTKNNFITAVRAMNEFCLKPSDLEQLRKIRRRSPHDDTEAFTVFLRSDVEAKALDVWGSSEALDRERNLRKEVEREYQENIFRNQQLIKEYKDFWGNTKPRSGKRATFLQGPGKVVMVAICINGLNFFFKLLAWVYTGSASMFSEAIHSLADTCNQALLALGISQSVRNPDAIHPYGFSNMRYIASLISGVGIFMMGAGLSWYHGIMGLLHPEPIESLLWAYCILAGSLVSEGATLLVAFNELKKSAHKHGMSFYEYVMQSRDPSTNVVLLEDAAAVLGVIIASSCMGLTSLTGNPYYDSLGSLGVGTLLGAVSAFLIYTNTEALLGRSIQPEQVQKLTEFLENDPAVRAIHDVKATDMGLSKVRFKAEVDFDGRVVTRSYLEKQDIDQILNEIQQVKTPEELENFMLKHGENIIDTLGAEVDRLEKELKQRNPEVRHVDLEIL; translated from the exons ATGTTCCCCAGCCTGGCCCACAGACCATGGCATGTCTTCTGCAGAGTGTCCCTGCAGCACAGGTCCTCGCTGTCCCAGTGGTCTTGTAGGTTTCCCCGAG GTTGGCAGATTGGAGGCACACACAGCTTTTGGCTCAGCCTTCCTGACTCCCGTGTGGCCTCTTTGGGGCTCACATCGGTGCAGTACTACTCTACCTCTGGTGATCGTAAAGATGGGCCTCCAAAATCTAAATCAACTGATTCCCCTTCAGCAGAGAGAGTGGCAACTGGTGCTGCAAAAGTCACCACTAATTTATCAG CACTTCAAGGACTGATGAAAGCTGAGGGAATTCAAGTTAAAG TTCGAGCTGTCCTCAAAAAAAGGGAGTATGGAGCCAAATACACTAAGAACAACTTTATCACTGCTGTCAGAGCGATGAATGAGTTCTGTCTCAAACCAAG TGATCTGGAGCAGCTCCGGAAGATCAGAAGGCGCAGCCCCCATGACGACACAGAGGCTTTCACTGTGTTTTTGCGGTCAGACGTGGAGGCCAA AGCATTAGATGTGTGGGGAAGCAGTGAAGCTCTAGACCGAGAGAGGAATCTCAGGAAAGAAGTGGAGAGAGAGTACCAAGAGA ACATTTTTCGGAACCAGCAGCTGATAAAGGAGTACAAAGACTTTTGGGGAAACACTAAg CCCCGATCCGGCAAGAGGGCGACATTTCTGCAAGGTCCAGGGAAGGTGGTAATGGTGGCCATCTGCAt CAATGGCTTGAACTTCTTCTTTAAGCTTCTGGCCTGGGTCTACACCGGATCAGCCAGCATGTTCTCCGAGGCCATCCACTCTCTGGCCGACACCTGCAACCAGGCTCTGCTCGCCCTGGGAATCAGCCAGTCTGTCCGAAACCCAGACGCCATTCACCC GTACGGCTTTTCAAATATGCGCTACATCGCCTCCCTCATCAGTGGCGTGGGTATTTTTATGATGGGAGCAGGTCTCTCTTGGTACCATGGCATTATGGGATTACTACACCCAGAACCAATTGAGTCTCTGCTCTGG GCTTACTGTATTTTAGCGGGCTCTCTGGTGTCTGAAGGAG ccACCTTACTAGTTGCATTTAATGAGCTAAAGAAGAGTGCCCACAAGCACGGGATGTCTTTCTATGAATATG TCATGCAGAGTCGAGACCCCAGCACCAACGTGGTGCTATTGGAAGATGCTGCTGCCGTGTTGGGAGTCATCATCGCTTCTAGCTGTATGGGACTCACCTCACTCACAG GTAACCCATACTATGACAGTCTGGGCTCCCTCGGCGTGGGAACGTTGCTGGGCGCTGTCTCGGCGTTCCTGATCTACACCAACACCGAGGCCCTGCTGGGCCGCTCCATCCAGCCAGAGCAAGTCCAGAAGCTCACAGAGTTCCTGGAGAACGACCCGGCTGTGAG AGCCATCCATGATGTGAAGGCCACAGATATGGGACTGAGTAAAGTGCGCTTCAAGGCTGAAGTTGACTTCGATGGCCGAGTGGTGACACGGTCTTATCTGGAGAAACAAGACATTGACCAAATCCTTAAC GAAATTCAGCAGGTGAAAACACCTGAAGAGTTGGAGAACTTCATGCTGAAACATGGCGAGAACATCATTGACACGTTGGGAGCTGAGGTGGATCGCCTGGAGAAGGAGCTGAAG caACGTAACCCAGAGGTTCGCCACGTAGACTTGGAGATACTATAG